A stretch of the Rosa rugosa chromosome 5, drRosRugo1.1, whole genome shotgun sequence genome encodes the following:
- the LOC133710338 gene encoding uncharacterized protein LOC133710338 codes for MTMVPSAHHQNLSRQQQHPHLYGGYGGCGANYYNNTAPDDESFGCHLMNQVEEGGYDQYSYCNNNNNTITDQSYLLASSDLVVVNGPMAEDESRTNSLNNEAEAEAGSSSKAPVDEDQRDERWLQLSIGGHTATSADVQAPERRSSLRGSSSASGLIELDLLSANISSPSSSSSRQFQLQQAARSSMTPMFHVPDHHHQIRVPNFGTNLMNTTSNLYFQHPGIGMGMGMSSSLPPSFPQHQHQEVNWGFRPLIPHHNNHIGNSASTSTSSSSFMQLGPASSSYFARPFQLQHHHLHHGGGAGPSLDFRVVDPPRRPQSGIWFMLQASQNQEKEPFLPQIPKSYLRIKDGRMTVRLIKKYLVNKLRLDSESEVEITCRGQQLLPFLTLQHVRDNIWSLRDAAAASLTMLPLPDSSSSTSTTDDHVMVLHYARTSSSSTTA; via the exons ATGACCATGGTTCCTTCTGCACATCATCAAAACTTATCCAGACAACAACAACATCCTCATCTTTACGGTGGTTATGGTGGCTGCGGTGCCAATTATTACAACAATACGGCGCCGGACGACGAGAGCTTTGGTTGTCATCTTATGAATCAAGTAGAGGAAGGTGGTTATGATCAGTATAGTTATtgtaataacaataataatactATTACTGATCAATCTTACTTATTAGCATCTTCCGATCTAGTAGTGGTTAATGGTCCGATGGCCGAAGATGAATCAAGAACTAACAGTCTTAACAACGAAGCCGAAGCCGAAGCGGGGTCAAGTTCTAAAGCTCCTGTAGATGAAGATCAGAGAGACGAGAGATGGCTCCAATTGAGTATAGGCGGCCACACCGCTACCAGTGCAGACGTCCAAGCTCCGGAAAGAAGAAGCTCGTTAAGGGGTTCATCATCGGCATCCGGATTGATTGAGCTTGATCTGTTATCAGCAAATATATCGTCGCCGTCGTCGTCATCGTCAAGGCAATTTCAGTTGCAACAAGCAGCCAGGTCTTCTATGACTCCCATGTTTCATGTTCccgatcatcatcatcaaattcGTGTTCCTAATTTCGGCACTAATTTGATGAACACTACGTCTAATTTATATTTTCAACACCCCGGAAtcggaatgggaatgggaatgAGTAGTTCTTTGCCGCCAAGCTTTCCTCAACACCAGCACCAGGAGGTTAACTGGGGATTTAGGCCATTGATCCCTCATCATAATAATCATATAGGGAATAGTGCTTCAACTTctacctcttcctcttcttttatGCAACTGGGACCAGCATCCTCCTCCTATTTTGCACGCCCATTTCAACTTcaacatcatcatcttcatcatggtGGTGGTGCTGGGCCGAGCTTAGATTTCAGAGTTGTTGATCCTCCTCGGCGGCCCCAGTCTGGCATCTGGTTTATGCTACAAGCCTCACAAAATCA AGAAAAAGAACCGTTCTTGCCCCAGATACCTAAAAGCTACCTCAGGATCAA GGATGGAAGGATGACAGTTCGATTGATAAAGAAGTATCTGGTTAATAAGCTAAGACTCGACAGCGAATCAGAG GTAGAGATAACATGTAGAGGACAGCAGCTCCTACCTTTCTTGACGTTGCAGCATGTAAGAGATAATATATGGAGTCTAAGGGACGCAGCAGCAGCATCACTCACTATGCTTCCACTTCcagactcctcctcctccacatcAACCACAGATGACCATGTCATGGTGCTGCACTATGCTAGGACGTCCTCGTCTTCTACAACTGCTTGA
- the LOC133711200 gene encoding putative disease resistance protein At1g58400, translated as MLQYCAGSPLAITVRAGLLARKNTVDEWDMVHKNVHVYIGRGKGHEQECSGTSWVLALSYDDLPYHLKPCFLYLGHFPEDFDIQVKKLTQLWIAKGFISAPQETMEDVAYGYLIELVERCVVQIGEQGSVRKIKSCHLHDLMRDMCLRKAKEENFLHNVNFSHQNRTPVSSSMFEGMVTSGELPNEIGNMVHLRFLSLWRTQMEQLRHLYLPLSWTSHPKLRLSTLHNLQTLDHVSSLCSDLNDLSELRNLRKLGIGGTSSLEKLEEILKSTSSTLDGTSSGTEVT; from the exons ATGCTTCAGTACTGTGCAGGTTCGCCATTAGCCATCACTGTGCGTGCAGGACTTCTTGCAAGAAAGAACACAGTTGATGAGTGGGATATGGTGCATAAAAATGTTCATGTATACATTGGAAGAGGCAAAGGCCATGAACAAGAATGCAGCGGTACATCGTGGGTGTTGGCATTGAGTTATGATGACTTACCATATCACTTAAAACCATGCTTTCTGTATTTAGGTCATTTTCCTGAAGATTTTGATATACAAGTGAAAAAATTGACTCAATTATGGATAGCAAAAGGTTTTATATCTGCACCACAGGAGACAATGGAGGATGTAGCATACGGCTATTTAATTGAGTTGGTAGAAAGATGTGTGGTACAAATTGGGGAACAGGGTTCAGTTAGAAAGATTAAATCTTGTCATCTTCATGATCTCATGCGAGACATGTGCTTAAGAAAGGCGAAAGAGGAGAACTTTCTCCATAATGTCAATTTTTCACATCAAAACAGGACCCCTGTTTCTTCTTCCATG tttgaaggtATGGTAACATCAGGAGAACTGCCGAATGAGATTGGCAACATGGTCCACTTAAGATTTTTGAGTCTGTGGCGTACTCAG ATGGAACAACTGAGGCATTTGTATTTACCCTTGTCTTGGACCTCACATCCAAAATTGCGACTGTCTACTCTTCACAATTTGCAGACTTTAGATCATGTTTCAAGTCTCTGTTCTGACCTGAATGATCTCTCTGAGTTAAGAAACCTGAGGAAACTGGGGATAGGAGGGACAAGCAGCTTGGAAAAGTTGGAGGAAATTTTGAAATCTACAAGCAGCACACTTGATGGAACTAGTAGTGGTACAGAGGTTACTTGA